From the Halobacteriovorax sp. GB3 genome, the window TAAAAAGGGATAAAATAATAAAATCTGGACATCCAGAATTGTATATTGATTATCATATTAAAAAAGGCGAATCTTTTCTATGAAGTGGAATATTAGACCGATAGAACTCAAGTTAAAGTTTGACTGGAAAATTTCAAGATCAACGAGCTTAGAGAAAAAAAATTTCATCATAGAGATTGAAGAAGGTGATTATAAAGCATTTGGCGAGATAGCTCCTAATCTTCATTTTGAGGAAACTCCAGAAAGAGTAATTGAAGAATTTGAATTATTTTTAAATGAGAAACCTGAAAAATTTGAATCGATTGAAGAGTTAACGAAATTTTTAAAGAGTTGCTCTTATTGTAATGCTTTAAAGTTTGGTCTTGAATCAGCGTTCGTTGACTATATTGCAAGAATCAGTGATCTTTCGAAGCATCGTTTACTTGGAACGAATACTATTTCACAGATTGAAACATCTTTTTCTGTCCCGATTATGGAAAAAGAGAAAGTTGAATCTTTTATCGCGACACATGATCTAAATCGTTTTTCTAGCTTAAAAATTAAAGTTGAAAAAGTAGAAGATAGCACTTTTGTTCATGAGGTTTTAACTCATTATCAAGGACGCATTCGCATTGATGGAAATGAGTGTTTTAAAAGTGCTCATGAGGTCATCGAATTTCTTAAAGGCTTTGATTATTCAAGGCTTGATTTCATCGAGCAGCCACTTCCTGCTTCTGCCCATGAAGAGGCCCTCGATCTTAAGGAAGTTGCTCCTGTTCTTATCTTTGCAGATGAATCTATCACAAATAATGAAATCACTGACTATTACAAAGAAAGATTTCACGGTGTGAATATAAAACTAATGAAGGCCGGAAGTTATTTTCAGGCATTAAAGCAACTTAGAAGAGCTAAGGAAATGGGTTTAAAGACAATGCTTGGCTGCATGATCGAATCATCTCTTGGTATCTCGCACGCCTTCGCTATCGCTGAAGGTTTCGACTATATTGACCTCGATGGCTCACTTCTCCATGAAGGGGATGAATTTGGTCTCATTACGGAAGAAAAAGGTCGCCTATTTTCATCTGAACTGCATTAAAAGAATGCAAGTATAGCTGTGTTGCGTCAGGAAGTTTCGTCCGATTCTTGAACCTAATTCTTAGGACTTTAGAATATTGATAGAGATTGTATTAAGGAGTTCAATTTGCGCCATATAAAAATAGTCGGATTAAGTTTACTTGTTGCTTCATGTTCAGGGATTCAACCTAAAAAACCAGGTTCGCAAAATTATGTAACGAAATCTGAAATAAGAGAGATCATTCAAGATGCAATGAGACCTCAAAGTGTTGCTGTTGCCACTCAAAATACAGTTTCCAAGCCTGCTTCAAAAGAGGTTGAAGAGAATGAGCCTGAAGAGCAAGCATTTGATGTTGATAACACGGAAAGTGGGACTACTCATTTTGATCCAAAGAACGAGCTGAATCTAGAGTACTCACCAAAGCTTTTTAATTTCTGGGTGAATTACTTCACAAAAAGAGAGAAAAAGAGATTTGCTCGTCACATGAGAAATGGTCAGCTCTATCGTGAAATCGTTCGTGAGACTTTTAAAAAGCATGGTTTACCAGAAGACCTCTTCTTTGTTGGTCTTATTGAAAGTGGATTTAACACTCATATCCGCTCACACGCTTCTGCAGTTGGTCCTTGGCAATTTATTAGAGGAACGGCTTTAAGATATGGACTAAGAGTTGAAAGATCGGTCGATGAAAGAAGTAATATTCATAAGGCTTCAGAAGCAGCTGCTGGATACTTTAAAGATCTCTATAATATTTTTGGTTCTTGGGAACTCGCTCTTTGTGCTTATAATGCTGGAGAGTATCGAATTATCAATGCGATTAGAAAAGGTAATACAAGAGACTATAGAGAGCTTGTTAGAAAGAAGCTTATTCCAAAAGAGACAATTTACTACGTTCCAAAAGTTGCGGCCGCTAGAGAAATTTACAACAATCTTTCAAAGTATAAATTTACCAATATCACTAATGATGGAACGATATTCACTGAAAGTGAAATTCAAACAATTAGTGGTTCATTTGACTTAAAGTCTTTAGCATCTCATCTAGGGCTTAGTTACAACGAGATGAGAAAACTCAATCCCGATTTCAAGTATCGTCAAGTAAGATCAAGAAGAGGGAAGGTTCGCGTTGTTGTTCCTAAAAATAAAGTCGAAAGAGTTGCTAGTTTTTCTCCAAAGAAGGGACGTTTTTATACAGATCTTCCAGAATATCACTATGTGAAAAGAGGAGAGTCTCTTTACTCGATTGCTAAACGTTATGGAACATCTATTAAAACACTCAAAAGAAGTAACGGTTTAAAGAAGAGTTTTATCTATACGGGACAAAAGTTGATTCTTCCTGGATCTGATTCTAGCTCACCAAAAAAAGTTGCAAAAATAAAAGTTCACAGAGTTAGATCAGGTGAGTCGTTAACTGTTTTAGCTAAGAAATATGGAACTTCAGTTTCAAAAATTAAGAGCATTAATAGACTTAAAAGAAATACTCTTTATAAAGGCGAGAAGCTTAGAGTTCCAGCTTCGACAGTTTCACATGAAACATATGTTGTACGAAGAGGTGATAATCTTTTTAAAATTGCTCGTAAATTCAGGACATCGATTCAAAAAATTGCTAGTATAAATTCTCTGAAAAACAATAGAATTTATTCGGGACAAAGGCTTTTTATCCCGAGAGGATAAAAAATGAAAATAGGATACGATGGTAAAAGGGCCTTTCATAATTTTAGAGGTCTAGGAAATTACAGTCGACTTATGATTGAGGGGCTTGATCAATTTGCCCCTCAAAATCAATACCATCTCTTCACTCCTGATTTTAAATCTAAAAGGGCCATGGATTGGCAAAAATCACTTAGCGATCAAGTCATCACGCATACTCCTAAAACATTTCTTTCAAAAATCTCTCAAAGCCTTTGGAGAAGATCACAACTGGCCTATCTGTCAGAGAGTTTAGAACTTGATATTTTTCATGGACTGTCACATGAATTACCAATAGGCATAGAAAGAACGAAAGTTAAGAGTGTCGTTTCTATGCACGATCTCATTTTTATGAGATATCCTGAGTTTTTCCCATGGATTGATCGCTTTACTTACAAGAGAAAGTTCACTCATTCTGTAGAAGTTGCAGATTGCGTTCTCGCTATTTGTGAGCAGACAAAGAGAGACCTCATTGAGTTTTTAAATGTACCTGAGAGTAAGATAAAGGTGCATTATCAAAGTTGTGATCCTCATTTTTATAATCGAGTATCAGACGAATTTAAAGAGGATGTTCGTAAAAAATATGAGCTTCCAAGAAGCTATATTCTCTCTGTTGGAGCAATTGAGCAGAGAAAGAATGCTCTTTCACTGGTTAAGGCATTTGATAAAGTTAAAAATAAAATTAATGAAGATTTAGTTCTTGTTGGAAATGGTAAGGCCTATAAAGAGCAAATTGTAGATTATATTTCAAAAAATAATTTAGAAAATAGAGTTCGTATTTTACACGGCATCCCTTTTTCTGAGCTACCGGCCTTTTATCAAATGGCCAAGCTATTTTGTTTTCCTTCTCATTTTGAAGGATTTGGGATACCTCTTATTGAATCACTTTTTGGTGGGACTCCTGTATTAACATCAATGGGAAGTTGCTTTCCTGAAACTGTAGGTGAGGATCAGCTTTTTATCGATCCAAACCGCATTGAGAGTATTGAAGATGGCCTTTTGCAATTACTCACGAACGAAGATCTAAGGCTAGAAAAATTAAGTCTTGGAATGAAGCATGTTGAAAAATTTAGAATTGAAAATACGACGAAGAAATTATTAGACCTCTATAGAGAGGTCTAATAAATTTAATTTTCAGTAATAAGTGAGATGTTGGCCAAGTTATTTGCTTTAAGCTTGTCCAAAAGAATGACGACTCTTTCGTAACGAACATTCTTATCGACTCTAAGTTCAATTGGAGTATCTTTTTTAGTTACATCTTTTAACTTTGAATCGATTTGCTCTAACGGCATTTTTGCACCATTATAAGCAATTTCTTTCTCTGAGAGCTCAATGTAAATATTCTCTTTTTTCGTCTCTACCGATTCACCTTTACTTGCCTTTGGAAGATTGAGCAGTAGTGCCAATTCATCTTTTTTAAAGACCGTTGAAGTCATAAAAAAGATGAGTAGAAGAAAGACAACGTCAATCATTGGGGTGATGTCTGGAGGTAAGACTTCTCTTGTACGCTTGCGCATTAAAGTACCTTTTTAATGATTTTCTTTTCTAGAGTTGTCTCTAAGTTATCAAGCATTCCAATAAGGTAGTTGTGTCCAATATAATGTGGAATCGCAACGATCATTCCACCAACTGTTGTTATAAGGGCCATTGAAATCCCTTGAGCGAATGATGATGGATTATTGAGTCCTGTTTGAGACATAACTCTAAAGGCAATGAGTACACCAAGAACTGTTCCAAGAAGACCTAGAAGAGGTGAAATGGAAGCGATGATCTTAACAGTATTTAAACCTCTTTCCATATTAGAGATATATGTTTGTAGTTCTTGTTTTGCAACTTCGATAATTGAATTAGAATCTTTACTTTCGTAGTCATCTCTTACTCTCTTTCCTAGATCGTCTGAGATTTGTTCAGTCATTTTCTTTTCTTTTGCAAAAATGATGAATTTTGTAAGCATGATAGCAAGACCGACAATATTGAGGGCCAAAAGAATATACATGATAACTCCACCTTGGTGGATGTAATCGATAACGCGCATGAGTTCTCCTTAACTTTAAGTTCGGCGTGCAAAATAGTAATTCTATTTTTCTACAGTTTTACTCGCTTGGCAAATTGTTGAAGAGAACTCTTTTGCTTTTAAAGGTGATTTTGAATAACTTTCAGGGCATCAATCCATGTGAAGATACCTATTAGTTGACCGTTTTGTACAACCATTGCTGAGCTCAGTTTCTTTTCGGCCATGTCTTTGCATACATCTTTTACAAGGGCCTCTTTGATAACAGTGTAGGGATCATCAGTGTAGGCATCATCTACTTTGAGATCTTTTAAATCTATTTTTTCGTAAGACTCAATAAAGCGAATATCTCTTTCTGAGAGCATTCCTGTTAATTTTCCACCTTCCATAACCGGTAGGTGTCTTACGTTATGCTCTTTCATTTTCTCTAGCGCAAAAGATAGGCTCTGTCCGCTGGCAACTGAGAGTGGAGCCTCTGTCATAACTTGTTCAATTGTAATCATATAATCTCCCTTTTATACGAGAGAATTTTACATGTTCTGTGATTGAAGAAATATGATCTAGCTCATAATAAGAGTTAATTGAGGAGGGGCTAGGAGTGGATAAACATCATTTCATAATTAGATACAAGATAGGGTTGTATGATAAAAAATTGATACCATATTTATAGTGAAAAGGAGGACAATAAGGCCCTTCAAAAGGAATCCAAAATAGGAGGTTCTATGAAAGTTCAAGTTGCCTATCATGGTGTCGATCACTCACAAGCTCTTGATTTCTTCGTTAGAGAGAAATTAGATAGAGCAAAAAAACTCTTTAGTCGTGCTAGTGATGTTGATTGTGTAGTAGCACGTGATGGCAATAATTATAGTTTTTCACTCCACTATAAAGGTCATGGATTAGATGAACATGTTAGAGCTAAAGGTAATAGCGTTCATCGCTCAGTTTCTGAAGGGGTTCACAAACTGAAAAATAGACTTCGTGGCTTCAAATCTAAAAAACATTCCCACCGCTAAACCCCCCACGCCATATATCTAGAGGGCCCCGCAAGAGGGGCCCAGTCTTTTAAAGTAAATTAGTCAGTCTTAAATCTCTAAACTTAGGGGCAAATATTTCCGTAGAGAGATTGAGGGACAAGGTAGTCCCCATATGAGCGAATTTTTGGGATTCAAGGATGAAAGTCAATACAAATCCGCTCTCTTTACTGGCCCAAAGAAGGCTGGGACAAGTTGCCCGTAGGCAAGAAGAAGAGAGCCTAAGATTATCTAGTGGAAATAGAGTTTATCGTGCCGCATTCGATCCGGCAGGACTCGCTATATCTGCAAAGCTCAATGCCAAGTCAGTTTCCAATCTTCAAGCACAAAGAAACGTTAATGATGGAGTTTCACTTTTACAAGTGGCAGAAGGAACTCTGGATACTCTTCATAAAATTGGTGGTCGTCTAAGAGAGCTGGCCATGCAAGCAGCTAACGACACAGTTGGTGTTCATGAAAGAGAAATTGCAAATAGAGAGTTTGTCAGTCTTAAGGATGAAGTTAAGCGACTGACAAGTTCAACAAAGTTTAATGGAAATCATATCCTTAATGGTAAGGGCAGTGTTTATGATATCCAAATTGGTGTGAACAATAATAATCGTGAAGATAGAGTTAGTTACAACTTAGAAGATGTTTTAAAGTCGGCGAATAATTTTGGTCTTGCTAGTGTTAATATCACTTCTAAGGTTGGTGCTCAAAATTCTTTTAGGGCCATTGATGGTATGCTTGAGGAGATTTCTTCTAGTAGAGCGAAACTTGGTAGTGCGATGAATCGCATGACATCATCTTTGAATAATCTACAAATTCACCGTGAAAATGTTGAAAAGAGTAAGAGTAAAATTCAAGATGCAGATGTTGCTAAAGAGGCAAGTGATCATGCAAAAGATGAGATCATCAAAAATGCTACACTGGATATGTTAAGACTTGTGAATCAATCACCTTCACATGTTGCCAAGTTGCTTGGTTAATCAATCAAGATAGGTACTGAGGAAAAGTAGCGGTAAAACTAGTTCCTTTGCCAATTTCACTTTCTACTTTTATTTCACCTTTATGTTTTCCAACAATATGCTTAACAATTGAAAGACCAAGACCTGTTCCACCTGATTTTCTATCTCTTGCTTCATCAACGCGATAAAACCTTTCAAAGAGCCTTTCATGGTGTTTTTTCTCAATTCCTGGACCATTATCTGAAATTTTAAGAATGATATAGCGAAATTGCTCATCGACTTTTTGAGTCCATGAGATCTTAATCTCTCCACTATCTCCAATATATTTATAAGCATTTTCAACTAAGTTTGTTATAACCTGTTCAAGAAGAGCAGCATTCGCAAATATAGAATCAGCTTCGTAGTGAGTATCAATTGTTACTTCTTTATCTCTGTATGATTGCCTTACATTTGAGATAACTTGTTCTGTTATTTCAGGAAGTGGAATATCTGACTTATCAATCTTTCCCTTTGACTCAATAACAGAGAGATTCAAAATATCTGAGAATAGGTGGGTGAGCCGATCGCTATTGTGCTCAATTTTAGACATGCACTCGTTGGCCAACTCTTCATTTTGCATACCGAATTGTTTTAAAGTTTGAACATAACCTTTCATTGCTGTCAGAGGGGTACGAACTTCGTGTGAGACATTAGCAACAAAATTTTCTCTCATTTGCTCCGTTAGTATACGATCAGTTACTTCTCTAAAAACACAGACGACACCATAGATATTGTCTTCACTAATACTAATTGGTGAAACCGTGATGTCGAAGTAGGCATCGTGCTTTTTTCCTTTGATTTGGAGAAGAGTTGAGTTGAGATGATTCGTACTCTTCTTCTCAATAGACTCATTAATAAGCATATTAATGTCTTCGTGGTTAAAATAGTCTTGAAGAGAGTTTTTCCTAAGCTCATCAGGGCCCATTCCAAGATGCTCAACAGGTAAAAAGTTTTTAATAAAGTGTTTGTTGGCAAAGAGGATTTTTCCATCGTGCCTAACGGCAAGAATAGATTCTGAAATTGATTCAAGAAGACTTGTTTTGATAACATATTCACGATTCAATTTGAATGAGAGTCTGTTTCTATCCCATTGAGTGGAGTCGATCGTTTTAGAAATTAACTCCCATTCATCATCATAATGAGAGTTTTCATTGATCTCTTTATCTGTCGTTGAAATTTTTGAAAGAATCTTTTGTAGTGGTGTTGATGCTTTTAGACTCCCATAGAGCGAGATAACGGCGATCGCAATCAGCACTGGCAAAAGAAAGAGAATGATAATCATATCTAACTTTGCAACGGCCTCATGAAGCTTAGCTAGTGGAAATGAAAGTCGAAGAATATACTCTTGATTTGAAGCATTTCGAAGTCTGATGGCACTATATATTCTCTGGTCTTTCATTGTGTCACTATAGCGTACACTTGAACCCTTACCCTTATTAAGGGCCTCGATAAATTCCGGCCTATCTTCGTGGTTGTTAAGATGAGATCGCGTAACTTTAGAGTCACACATAACAACACCAAGGGTGTTGATGAGAGTCACTCGGTTATCATTTTTTTCACTTAACTCACTACACCAGACTCTTGGATTGAGATCTGAGTAATAAAATGATTGCTTAATTAATTGAAGAGAATCTTCAAGCTGTTCAATACTTTGATTCGTAATGTAGTTTTTTAGATAGTAGCGAGCAACTCCAGCCGTTACTAAAATAATAAGGACAGCTGTGATGATTTGAATTAAAGCAATTTTTCTAAAGAACTTCCAAGGAAGCTTTTGCTTTGTCTGTTCGCCGTTAAGAAGTTGCTCTAGTTGTGGCATAGTTATTCTTTAAAGTCGCTTGATACTCTGTAACCAATCCCTCGTATCGTTTCAACGATCTTAGAGTAGGGACCAAGCTTCTTGCGTAAACCAAAAATATGAGTGTCAATAGTCCTGTCTGTTACATGCACTGGACCATCTTGAATTTCAGAAACGAGTTGATTTCTTGTCATCACTTTTCCAGGCTCTTTCATAAAAGTGCAAAGAAGCTTGTATTCAGAGAGAGTTAGCTCAACTTCATTGCCTTCAAGCCAGACTTTACATTGATTGGTATCAATTTTTAATTCTTGAATTTGAAGAACAGATTCATCAGTAGGCTTTTGTTCAATTGATTTAATATGATCAACTCTTCGGGATAAAGAGCGAACTCTTGCCATGAGAACATTGATGTCAAAAGGTTTTGTTATATAGTCATCAGCTCCAGCATCGAGCCCTTCAACAATTTGTTCAGGCTTTGTTAGTGCTGTAACCATGAGGATTGGTTTCTTTTTGGTTCTTTGGTACATTCTAAGAAACTTGCAGATTTCCAAACCGTTTGTTCCAGGTAGCATACGATCGAGAATAAATAGATCAATGTCTTCCTCATCTGATTGGATGTAACTAAGTGCTTCGGCTCCATCGGAAATAACTGTGACTTTAGATCCTGTCGTTAGAAGTTGAATTTTTAACAGGTCACTAATATCTTTTTCATCTTCAACAATAAGTACGTGCTTCAAAGTATTCTCCCCGCTGTCGCAGATTAATTGTCCGGATTATGCCTGATATCATCACCTGATTCAAGGAATATAATATCTTCTGCAATATTTGTAATATGATCGCCAATTCGCTCAAGGTTTTTCGATATTCTCATAATGGCCATGGCCTCTTCAAAAGGAAGTTCGTTAGCATGAGAGACGATTTCTTGAATGTTTTCTTTGTTTATTTCATTGATATGTTCATCGAATTTAATGACTTCAGTCGCAAGGTGAGTGTCCTTTTCTTTAAAGGCCTTAAGGCAACTCGTGTAGTTGTTCATAACATTGTCATAAAGACTTTTAAGACCTGGTCTCTCTGATTTTATCTTGCGAAGGTAGCGTTTAATATTGACGGCTTGATCTCCAATTCGCTCGAGTTCTGAGTTCATTTTCATAACGGCCAAGGCCATGCGAAGATCTTTTGCGTGTGGGTTCATTAGGGCAATATATTTGAAAACTTTATCATCAATGTCTTTGTGATATTGATTGATTCGTCTCTCTATTTCGAAAAGTTGTTCTAAAGTGACATCCGCTTCTTGAGATGCTTTTAGAATCATCTCAACTTCACTGGCCATGTCTAAAGCAATTTGTTTAATATCGTTTCTAGTTAATTCCATAAAGGCCTCTTATCCAAATCTTCCCGTAACATAGTCTTCAGTTTTCTTTTCTTTCGGATTGGTGAAAATATCCGTACTCAAACCATTTTCAATTAATTCTCCAAGAACGAAGAAACTTGTATAATCTGAAATTCTCGCAGCTTGTTGCATATTGTGAGTTACAACAATAACGGTATAATCTTCTTTTAATGCACTCATGAGATCTTCAATCTTAGCTGATGCAATTGGATCGAGTGCCGATGTTGGCTCATCCATTAAAAGTACTGGAGGGTTTACTGCTAGAGCTCTTGCGATACAAAGTCTCTGTTGCTGACCCCCTGAAAGAGAAGTTCCATCTTTGTTGAGCTTATGTTTTACTTCTTCCCAAAGTGCAGCTTTTTTTAAACATAATTCAGCTTGCTCTCTAAGGTAGGCTTTATTTTTAATTCCTTGTAGACGAAGACCAATCACGACATTGTCAAAAATACTCATGGCCGGAAATGGATTGGGCTTTTGAAAAACCATTCCAATCTTTCTTCTTAAAACAACGGGATCCATCTTTGGGTCAAAAATATTAACACCATCAAGAATGGCCTCGCCACTTAAACGAGCCCCCGGGACTTCCTCGTGAATTCTATTGAGACAACGAATGTAGGTTGATTTACCACATCCAGATGGTCCAATAATTGCGTTAATCGTATTTTTCTTATAGTCGAGACTAATACCTTTGACGGCATGAAAATCTCCAAACCAGGCATTAAGGTCTTTAACTTCTAAAATATTTTCGTCATTCATTTTTATTTCCTCTTGTAATCTTTAATCTCAAAGACAAGTCGCGCCGTGAGATTGAGGCCAAGAACAATAAGTATTAAAACAAAGGCCGCTGTCCAGGCCTGTGCTTGCCAGTCATCAAAGGGAGAAATGGCATAGTTATAAATTTGTACTGGCAGTGATGCCATTGGTTCTTTGACGTTGTAGGAGAGATAGAGACTTCCAAATGCTGTAAAGAGCAGTGGAGCTGTTTCTCCTGCGGCCCTAGAGATAGCGAGAATAATTCCTGTAAAGAGCTTTGATAGTGATCCTCTTACAATGATAAAGAAGATAACTTTCCAGCGTGGGATTCCAAGAGCAAGTCCGGCTTCGCGAACATGATTTGGAACGAGTTTTAAGATTTCTTCCGTAGATCTCGTTACGATTGGTAAAATAATAAGTGAAAGACTTAAAGCACCAGCTAGAGCTGAAAAGCTTTTAAAGGGAACGACAACTAAAAGATATCCAAAAATTCCAATAACAATTGAAGGCACTCCAGCTAAAAGATCTGTCGCAAAGCGAAGAGCCGTTTGAATTGGTCCTTTTTCAAACTCTGATAAAAGAACACCTGCAAGGATTCCAACAGGTATTGAGATGAGTGAGCCAAGAGTGACCATAATAAATGTTCCAACAATGGCATGAAGCATCCCACCACCAGGTTCTCCAACTGGTTTTGGTATTTCTGTAAAAAAGTCGAGGTTTACTCCACTTGCCCCTTTTCCAAGAAGATAGAGGACAACGAGAAAGAGGGGAGCAATGACAATCAATGCACTTAGGACGAGGGCCATGTGGAAGAGCTTGTTTTTAAGTTTCCTTAGCTTTAAGTCTCTCATTGAGTCTTTCATTGGTTCTTTCATTTTTTCACCCTCCTGTTATTTCTCCAAATAACCATTCTCGCGACAAAGTTCACGATGAAGGTGACAAGAAAGAGGACGATGGCAATAAGGCAAAGGGCCGAAAGATGAAGTTCTCCCTCAGCTTCAGCATACTCATTAGCGATAATACTGGCCATCGTTGCTCCTGGAGCAAAAAGTGACTTAGAAATAACTGGAGAGTTTCCAATGACCATAGCAACGGCCATGGTTTCTCCAAGGGCTCGACCAAGACCTAGAACGCAAGCTCCAAGAATTCCCGAGAGGGAAGGCTTAAGGATTGCAATCTTGATCATTTCAAACTTTGTGGCCCCAAGACCTAGTGCCGCTTCCTTTTGTAAGGGCGATATGGCCTTGAAAACTTCCCTTGTTAATGAAGTAATCGTCGGCGTAATCATAATGGCCAAAATAATTCCAGCTGTTAAAAGTCCGATTCCAAAACTTGGTCCCTGAAACAAGGGAAGAAAGCCAAGAGTCGTCTTGAGAAAGGGAGTTAAACTATTTTTTACCCATGGTGCGAGATAGAAAAGACCCCATAGACCAAAGACAATACTTGGAATTGCTGCAATAAGCTCAACAAGAAGTCCTAGAAACTTTGCTAGAGCACCTCTTAAAACAACAGTTAAAAACAAGGCCATGGCAATACTCAAAGGAGCA encodes:
- the phoU gene encoding phosphate signaling complex protein PhoU yields the protein MELTRNDIKQIALDMASEVEMILKASQEADVTLEQLFEIERRINQYHKDIDDKVFKYIALMNPHAKDLRMALAVMKMNSELERIGDQAVNIKRYLRKIKSERPGLKSLYDNVMNNYTSCLKAFKEKDTHLATEVIKFDEHINEINKENIQEIVSHANELPFEEAMAIMRISKNLERIGDHITNIAEDIIFLESGDDIRHNPDN
- the pstB gene encoding phosphate ABC transporter ATP-binding protein PstB, whose protein sequence is MNDENILEVKDLNAWFGDFHAVKGISLDYKKNTINAIIGPSGCGKSTYIRCLNRIHEEVPGARLSGEAILDGVNIFDPKMDPVVLRRKIGMVFQKPNPFPAMSIFDNVVIGLRLQGIKNKAYLREQAELCLKKAALWEEVKHKLNKDGTSLSGGQQQRLCIARALAVNPPVLLMDEPTSALDPIASAKIEDLMSALKEDYTVIVVTHNMQQAARISDYTSFFVLGELIENGLSTDIFTNPKEKKTEDYVTGRFG
- the pstA gene encoding phosphate ABC transporter permease PstA yields the protein MKEPMKDSMRDLKLRKLKNKLFHMALVLSALIVIAPLFLVVLYLLGKGASGVNLDFFTEIPKPVGEPGGGMLHAIVGTFIMVTLGSLISIPVGILAGVLLSEFEKGPIQTALRFATDLLAGVPSIVIGIFGYLLVVVPFKSFSALAGALSLSLIILPIVTRSTEEILKLVPNHVREAGLALGIPRWKVIFFIIVRGSLSKLFTGIILAISRAAGETAPLLFTAFGSLYLSYNVKEPMASLPVQIYNYAISPFDDWQAQAWTAAFVLILIVLGLNLTARLVFEIKDYKRK
- the pstC gene encoding phosphate ABC transporter permease subunit PstC, with product MKENLPIDKAQKNFDSSGSSPLLSYKSQDKLALYLLKGIGLFIIFILALMIYLLFDMSSLALKEYGLTSFIKTDWWNPVEDEFGALSFIYGTLVTSAIAIVVAAPLSIAMALFLTVVLRGALAKFLGLLVELIAAIPSIVFGLWGLFYLAPWVKNSLTPFLKTTLGFLPLFQGPSFGIGLLTAGIILAIMITPTITSLTREVFKAISPLQKEAALGLGATKFEMIKIAILKPSLSGILGACVLGLGRALGETMAVAMVIGNSPVISKSLFAPGATMASIIANEYAEAEGELHLSALCLIAIVLFLVTFIVNFVARMVIWRNNRRVKK